Proteins from one uncultured Cohaesibacter sp. genomic window:
- a CDS encoding PhnD/SsuA/transferrin family substrate-binding protein — MFNSVSGCLVACQRPFGALIGICVAATLCLAMIGAPGVKAQEAVERHMLDTLGSDMAAEPKAGFPMTQSDVRSSGNALQPLPAGEGNRNPVSPSITQLEEPNTVTLLDDKPPLRVGLISEQGASYLQARIEPFRRYLQESLSRPIEIVAYTSMRSLMAAHIGRQVDYSIYPASIFSMAYASCGCLTPMVAPISREAPDGIYMLLVVRGASGIQNLADLSGRSMALSSKDGAIPFYMAMNELKKAGLNPERDLDSLVGKDSPDEALELLDEGSVDAALVWSTTPYNQNIFSSEGAVSAYLQKKHGTRQADTKPDFLSIWHSPAVPAGPHVIHNEVDKQTRADLINALKEMNQRDPEAYDAIERRYGGGFRSVSLQDYEPLIEIATAR; from the coding sequence ATGTTTAATTCCGTTTCTGGCTGTTTGGTCGCATGTCAGCGTCCGTTTGGCGCATTGATCGGCATATGTGTTGCTGCAACCCTTTGCCTTGCCATGATTGGAGCGCCTGGGGTAAAGGCGCAAGAGGCCGTTGAACGGCACATGCTCGACACGCTGGGCAGCGATATGGCAGCGGAACCAAAAGCCGGCTTCCCCATGACGCAAAGCGATGTGCGCTCCTCTGGCAATGCGCTTCAGCCGCTTCCCGCAGGCGAGGGTAACCGCAATCCGGTCAGCCCGTCGATCACCCAGCTGGAAGAGCCAAACACCGTTACGCTCCTTGACGACAAGCCGCCATTGCGGGTTGGCCTGATCTCCGAGCAGGGCGCAAGCTATCTGCAGGCGCGCATAGAGCCCTTCCGCCGCTATCTTCAGGAGAGCCTTTCAAGACCGATCGAGATTGTGGCCTACACCTCGATGCGTTCGCTCATGGCAGCCCATATCGGGCGACAGGTGGATTATTCCATTTATCCGGCCAGTATTTTCTCCATGGCCTATGCATCTTGTGGATGCCTGACGCCAATGGTCGCGCCCATTTCCCGCGAAGCACCCGATGGCATTTATATGTTGCTGGTCGTTCGTGGTGCCAGCGGCATCCAGAATCTGGCCGATCTATCCGGGCGCTCCATGGCCCTGTCTTCCAAGGATGGCGCAATCCCCTTCTATATGGCGATGAACGAGCTCAAGAAAGCGGGGCTGAACCCCGAGCGGGATCTTGACTCTCTGGTTGGCAAGGATAGCCCGGATGAGGCTCTTGAACTGCTTGATGAAGGGTCCGTTGATGCCGCGTTGGTTTGGTCGACCACCCCTTACAACCAGAATATCTTCTCCAGTGAAGGAGCCGTTTCTGCTTATTTGCAAAAGAAACATGGAACCAGACAGGCGGACACCAAGCCCGACTTCCTCTCCATCTGGCATTCACCAGCCGTTCCGGCGGGGCCACATGTAATCCATAATGAGGTGGACAAGCAGACCCGGGCAGATCTGATCAATGCGCTTAAAGAGATGAACCAGCGCGATCCGGAAGCCTATGATGCGATTGAGCGTCGCTATGGCGGCGGCTTTAGAAGCGTCAGCCTGCAGGATTACGAACCCTTGATCGAGATCGCAACCGCGCGCTGA
- a CDS encoding TIGR02281 family clan AA aspartic protease has product MLAPVVETGVFLIMARLIFMAIVFVVLATLLPGVATDWLVANGYLAGDDAAALLNTSSADKSSKTTNYNGVNRVVLKPGPGGHFYAQAYFNNKTVRTLIDTGASTVALTHEDARRIGIHPNAADYKEPVRTGNGLQYYARARVSSVRIGQVRVHNLDLLVAPKGALSVTLMGMSYLRKLKTIRVERGRLILEN; this is encoded by the coding sequence ATGTTGGCACCGGTTGTCGAAACCGGAGTTTTCTTGATCATGGCGCGTCTGATTTTCATGGCCATCGTCTTTGTTGTCCTTGCCACCCTGCTACCGGGCGTGGCAACCGATTGGCTTGTGGCCAATGGTTATTTGGCTGGCGATGATGCCGCTGCCCTGCTCAATACATCCTCAGCAGACAAGAGCAGCAAGACAACCAACTATAATGGCGTCAATCGCGTTGTGTTGAAACCTGGACCCGGTGGGCATTTTTATGCTCAGGCCTATTTCAACAACAAGACCGTGCGGACGCTAATTGACACGGGAGCCAGCACTGTCGCGCTGACCCACGAAGATGCGCGGCGCATAGGCATTCACCCGAATGCTGCCGATTATAAGGAGCCAGTGCGGACGGGGAATGGCTTGCAATATTATGCGCGAGCACGGGTTTCCAGCGTAAGGATCGGACAGGTCAGAGTGCACAATCTTGATTTACTGGTTGCGCCAAAAGGAGCTCTCAGTGTCACGCTGATGGGGATGAGCTATCTGCGAAAACTCAAGACCATCAGGGTTGAGCGAGGTCGGCTCATTCTGGAGAACTGA
- the upp gene encoding uracil phosphoribosyltransferase: MQQVTVVDHPLVQHKLTIMRDKDTSTASFRQLLREISHLLCYEATRELEMTTKMIETPLMEMKAPTLSGKKLVFASILRAGNGLLEGMLDLVPSARVAHVGLYRDPVTFEAVEYYFKAPEDLEDRLVIAVDPMLATANSAVLAINKLKERGAQNIRFVSLLAAPEGIEAFTEAHPDVPVITAAIDKKLNEKNYILPGLGDAGDRMYGTK, encoded by the coding sequence ATGCAGCAGGTAACAGTCGTCGATCATCCGCTTGTTCAGCACAAGCTCACCATCATGCGGGACAAGGACACGTCCACGGCATCCTTCCGCCAGTTGCTGCGGGAAATTTCCCACCTGCTTTGCTATGAAGCAACGCGTGAGCTGGAAATGACCACCAAGATGATTGAAACGCCGCTCATGGAAATGAAGGCACCAACGCTTTCCGGCAAGAAACTGGTGTTCGCCTCCATCCTGCGCGCTGGGAATGGCCTCTTGGAAGGCATGCTTGATCTGGTCCCTTCGGCCCGTGTGGCACATGTGGGCCTTTATCGTGATCCGGTGACGTTTGAAGCGGTTGAATATTATTTCAAGGCTCCTGAAGATCTGGAAGATCGTCTGGTCATCGCCGTTGACCCGATGCTGGCAACGGCAAACTCGGCTGTTCTTGCCATTAACAAGCTCAAGGAACGCGGCGCACAGAATATCCGCTTTGTTTCTCTTCTGGCTGCTCCTGAAGGCATTGAAGCCTTCACCGAAGCGCATCCTGATGTGCCGGTGATCACTGCTGCCATCGACAAGAAGCTCAACGAGAAGAACTATATTCTTCCAGGCCTTGGCGATGCGGGCGACCGCATGTATGGCACCAAGTAA
- a CDS encoding purine-nucleoside phosphorylase produces MTVIGLAQDAAKRVLEKVEGPIEVGMVLGSGLGALADEVEGAERFPYQSLPGFPVSSVSSHASELVVGTLMGVRVAILAGRAHYYEHGDATVMKQPLATLKALGCEQLLLTNAAGSLREEVAPGELMLIDDHINWSGRSPLIGVETDDRFVGLTEAYDAEIRAGLTRAAASADIKLASGVYAWFSGPNFETPAEIRAARILGADAVGMSTVPEVILARWMGMRVAAVSTITNYGAGMTGTELSHEETKEVGPIGAQKLIKVIRAYLQALAV; encoded by the coding sequence ATGACCGTTATTGGTCTCGCTCAAGATGCAGCCAAACGTGTGCTGGAAAAAGTCGAAGGCCCTATTGAGGTCGGTATGGTTCTGGGCTCAGGACTGGGGGCCTTGGCCGATGAGGTGGAAGGTGCCGAGCGCTTTCCTTATCAGAGTTTGCCCGGCTTTCCCGTCTCCTCGGTTTCTTCTCATGCATCTGAACTGGTGGTCGGTACGCTGATGGGCGTCCGGGTTGCCATTCTGGCTGGTCGCGCCCATTATTATGAACATGGCGACGCCACAGTGATGAAGCAGCCACTGGCAACCCTTAAGGCTCTGGGCTGCGAGCAGCTTCTGCTGACCAACGCCGCAGGCTCCCTGCGCGAAGAGGTGGCTCCGGGCGAACTGATGCTGATCGATGACCATATCAACTGGTCTGGTCGCTCGCCTCTCATCGGTGTGGAAACGGATGATCGCTTTGTCGGGCTCACCGAAGCCTATGACGCCGAGATCCGCGCAGGCCTGACCCGTGCTGCAGCTTCTGCCGACATAAAGCTGGCGTCTGGCGTCTATGCATGGTTCTCCGGCCCCAATTTCGAAACGCCCGCCGAAATCCGTGCGGCCCGCATTCTGGGGGCTGACGCGGTTGGCATGTCCACCGTGCCGGAAGTCATCCTTGCCCGCTGGATGGGGATGCGCGTTGCGGCGGTGTCCACCATTACAAACTATGGAGCCGGCATGACCGGAACCGAATTGTCTCACGAGGAGACCAAGGAAGTCGGACCGATCGGTGCACAAAAGCTGATCAAGGTGATCCGCGCCTATTTGCAGGCATTGGCTGTCTAG
- a CDS encoding ABC transporter permease produces the protein MDFFQTLILTTDSAVRLSVPLLFACLAGLYSERSGVVDIGLEGKMLGGAFAAGCVAAVTGSAWLGLLAAILVSIGLALVHGYASITQRGNQIVSGVAINFVASGLTALLGQAWFSRGGKTPQLPNTARFNEITLPFADSVKDIPIVGSIYSEVISGHSLLVYASFVAIPLTWWVLYRTRFGLRLRAVGENPGAVDTAGISVAWMRYRAVVITGILCGFAGAYLSIAQSAGFSKDMTAGKGFIALAALVFAKWKPVNALGACFLFGFLDAVGIRLQGTQLPVIGEVPVQAMQALPYVLTVVLLAGFIGKSIPPKASGVPYTKER, from the coding sequence ATGGATTTCTTTCAAACACTCATTCTTACGACAGATTCGGCCGTGCGCCTCTCTGTTCCGCTTCTTTTCGCCTGCCTTGCCGGGCTTTATTCCGAACGCTCCGGCGTCGTTGATATCGGTCTGGAAGGCAAGATGCTTGGAGGCGCTTTCGCGGCTGGCTGCGTGGCCGCTGTTACCGGCTCCGCATGGCTTGGACTGTTGGCAGCCATATTGGTGTCCATTGGTCTGGCGCTGGTGCATGGCTATGCCTCCATCACCCAGAGGGGCAACCAGATCGTTTCCGGCGTGGCCATCAACTTCGTCGCCAGTGGCCTCACCGCCCTGCTGGGGCAGGCATGGTTCAGCCGTGGCGGCAAGACACCGCAATTGCCCAATACGGCCCGCTTTAACGAAATTACTTTGCCCTTTGCGGATTCCGTCAAGGATATTCCGATTGTCGGCTCGATCTATTCCGAAGTCATCTCGGGCCATTCTTTGCTGGTTTACGCCTCTTTCGTCGCCATCCCGCTGACATGGTGGGTGCTCTACCGCACGCGCTTCGGATTGCGTCTGCGCGCTGTGGGGGAAAATCCCGGTGCGGTGGATACGGCAGGTATCTCGGTTGCGTGGATGCGCTATCGGGCTGTTGTCATCACGGGTATTTTGTGCGGTTTTGCAGGGGCTTATCTGTCCATTGCCCAGTCGGCAGGCTTCTCCAAGGACATGACGGCAGGCAAGGGCTTCATCGCGCTCGCCGCTCTGGTCTTTGCCAAATGGAAGCCCGTCAACGCGCTGGGAGCCTGCTTCCTGTTCGGCTTCCTTGATGCCGTGGGCATCCGCTTGCAGGGCACGCAATTGCCGGTTATCGGCGAGGTGCCCGTGCAGGCCATGCAGGCTCTGCCATATGTGCTGACCGTCGTGCTGCTTGCTGGCTTTATCGGCAAGTCCATTCCGCCCAAGGCGAGCGGTGTGCCTTACACCAAGGAACGCTAG
- the cdd gene encoding cytidine deaminase: MSGMSDKPIAVTEKTLALLALATSAREKAHVPYSRFPVGVALRTRSGTVHTGCNIENASYPEGWCAETSAISAMIMASNEVADSRAIEELVVIADHTPPITPCGGCRQRIREFGSPDTIVHAADLTGIKQSFTLEALLPAAFDLEENR, from the coding sequence ATGAGTGGAATGAGCGACAAGCCCATTGCTGTGACCGAAAAGACGCTGGCGCTTCTGGCGCTGGCCACCAGCGCGCGCGAGAAGGCCCATGTGCCCTATTCTCGCTTTCCCGTTGGCGTTGCCTTGCGCACGCGTTCGGGCACGGTTCACACCGGCTGCAATATCGAAAACGCCTCCTATCCGGAAGGTTGGTGCGCGGAAACCTCTGCCATCTCGGCCATGATCATGGCGAGTAACGAGGTAGCGGACAGCAGGGCGATCGAGGAGTTGGTGGTGATTGCCGATCACACACCGCCCATTACTCCTTGTGGCGGGTGCCGCCAGCGGATCAGGGAGTTTGGCAGTCCGGACACCATCGTCCACGCTGCCGATCTGACCGGCATCAAGCAGAGCTTCACACTGGAAGCGCTTTTGCCTGCGGCCTTCGATCTGGAAGAAAACAGATAA
- a CDS encoding phosphopentomutase, with amino-acid sequence MARAFILVLDSFGIGNAPDAEKFGKPTSDKGSDTLGHIASACARGEGDKEGLRSGPLSLPNMDRLGLGLVAQKATGSRPANLTDEGEPKGLCANAVEVSIGKDTPSGHWEIAGVPVPFDWGYFPETQPTFPPEMTKAFLEKTGLPGILGDKHASGTVIINELGEESIRTGMPICYTSADSVYQIAAHEEHFGLDRLYEICEIAFDLVAPYNIGRVIARPFIGETPADFERTGNRHDYSVLPPEPTLLDRAKDAGRQVLAVGKISDIFAAQGVTKKIKATGNPMIFDETLKAIAEAKDGDLVFSNLVDFDMHYGHRRDVPGYAAALEYFDGRLPELEAVLQPGDLVVLTADHGCDPTWQGTDHTREQVPVLMFGPDIAGRYAGQRSTFADIGETVAEHLGLAPGKHGTSFLKA; translated from the coding sequence ATGGCACGCGCATTCATTCTGGTTCTAGATTCCTTCGGCATCGGCAACGCGCCGGATGCGGAAAAATTCGGCAAGCCGACCTCCGACAAAGGCTCGGACACTCTGGGCCATATCGCCAGTGCCTGCGCACGCGGTGAGGGCGATAAAGAAGGTTTGCGTTCCGGGCCTCTGAGCCTTCCCAACATGGACCGTCTGGGGCTTGGACTGGTCGCCCAAAAAGCGACGGGCAGCCGTCCCGCCAATCTCACCGACGAAGGGGAGCCAAAGGGGCTTTGCGCCAACGCGGTCGAGGTTTCCATCGGCAAGGATACGCCTTCTGGTCACTGGGAAATCGCCGGTGTGCCGGTGCCTTTTGATTGGGGCTATTTCCCAGAAACACAGCCGACCTTCCCGCCGGAAATGACCAAGGCCTTTCTGGAAAAAACGGGCCTGCCGGGTATTCTTGGCGACAAGCATGCCTCCGGCACGGTGATCATCAACGAGTTGGGCGAAGAGAGCATCCGTACCGGCATGCCGATCTGCTACACCAGCGCCGACTCGGTGTATCAGATCGCTGCCCATGAAGAGCATTTCGGGCTGGATCGCCTTTATGAAATTTGCGAAATCGCCTTCGATCTGGTTGCCCCATACAATATTGGCCGCGTCATTGCCCGTCCGTTCATTGGTGAGACACCCGCCGACTTCGAGCGCACCGGCAACCGTCATGACTATTCGGTTCTGCCGCCGGAGCCAACCTTGCTCGACCGAGCCAAGGATGCCGGTCGTCAGGTGCTGGCCGTTGGCAAGATCTCGGATATTTTCGCCGCCCAGGGAGTTACGAAAAAGATCAAGGCCACGGGCAATCCGATGATCTTTGATGAGACGCTGAAGGCCATCGCTGAGGCCAAGGACGGGGATCTGGTCTTCTCCAATCTTGTTGATTTCGATATGCATTATGGCCATCGCCGTGATGTGCCCGGCTATGCGGCAGCCCTTGAATATTTCGATGGCCGTTTGCCTGAGTTGGAAGCTGTGCTCCAGCCCGGCGATCTGGTGGTGCTGACCGCTGATCATGGCTGCGACCCCACATGGCAGGGCACAGACCACACCCGCGAGCAGGTGCCGGTTCTGATGTTCGGGCCGGATATCGCAGGACGCTATGCCGGTCAGCGCAGCACCTTTGCCGATATTGGTGAGACGGTGGCCGAGCATCTGGGGCTTGCTCCGGGTAAGCATGGCACATCCTTCCTCAAAGCCTGA
- the deoC gene encoding deoxyribose-phosphate aldolase yields MEQKQLAQKAISLLDLTNLNDDCDDAAIEALCQRAKTFYGNTAAVCVWPRFVKKAKECLGGTTIKVATVVNFPHGGEDLFATLDETAKALEDGADEIDLVIPYEAFKAGRRGFAETMVLKVREAVPAPAKLKTILETGELQDADIIRAAADMAIEAGADFIKTSTGKVKTNATPEAAEIMMEAIAESGKPVGFKPAGGVRTLEDAGTYLAIAAKYMGSDWATPDHFRFGASGVLDALLATMQGQTAKAGDGY; encoded by the coding sequence ATGGAACAAAAACAACTGGCTCAAAAGGCCATCTCTCTGCTCGACCTGACCAATCTTAACGATGACTGCGATGATGCTGCCATCGAGGCGCTGTGTCAGCGCGCAAAGACCTTTTATGGCAACACGGCGGCGGTTTGCGTCTGGCCGCGCTTTGTCAAAAAGGCAAAGGAGTGCCTTGGTGGCACGACGATAAAGGTCGCAACCGTGGTCAACTTCCCCCATGGCGGGGAAGATCTGTTTGCCACGCTGGACGAAACAGCCAAAGCTTTGGAAGACGGGGCCGACGAGATCGATCTGGTCATCCCCTATGAGGCCTTCAAAGCGGGGCGTCGCGGCTTTGCCGAGACCATGGTGCTGAAGGTGCGGGAGGCTGTTCCCGCGCCAGCCAAGCTGAAGACCATTCTGGAAACCGGTGAGTTGCAGGATGCGGACATAATCCGCGCCGCCGCCGATATGGCCATTGAAGCCGGTGCCGATTTCATCAAGACTTCGACCGGCAAGGTGAAGACGAACGCCACCCCGGAAGCGGCTGAAATCATGATGGAGGCCATCGCCGAGAGCGGTAAGCCGGTCGGCTTCAAGCCAGCCGGAGGCGTCAGAACGCTGGAAGACGCTGGCACCTATCTGGCAATTGCCGCGAAATATATGGGCTCTGACTGGGCAACGCCGGATCACTTCCGTTTCGGCGCTTCTGGCGTGCTCGATGCTTTGCTCGCCACCATGCAGGGCCAAACCGCAAAGGCAGGAGACGGCTATTGA
- a CDS encoding HAD family phosphatase — MSQNPSIVVFDVGNVLIRWDMHYLYESFFASKEEIDAFTAETGLHDWNLQQDLGRDWAEGIEMLTKAHPGYEKEIRAYRERWHDMVPGVVAGTVLIKERLQEMNVPLYAITNFASDTFRECQERFPTLKQFRDIVISGDEKTVKPGTDIFHILLERNNLDAADCLFVDDSMPNIEAARSIGMHAHHFKSPFGLAEDLRNYGFAI; from the coding sequence ATGTCACAGAATCCATCCATTGTGGTTTTCGATGTTGGTAATGTCCTTATCCGTTGGGACATGCATTATCTCTACGAATCTTTTTTCGCCAGTAAGGAAGAGATTGATGCCTTTACTGCGGAAACAGGCTTGCATGACTGGAACTTGCAGCAGGATCTTGGCCGAGATTGGGCAGAAGGCATAGAAATGCTCACCAAGGCACATCCCGGCTATGAAAAAGAAATCCGCGCCTACAGAGAGCGCTGGCATGACATGGTACCCGGAGTTGTCGCCGGAACCGTACTCATCAAGGAACGCTTGCAGGAAATGAATGTGCCGCTCTATGCGATCACCAACTTTGCCAGCGACACCTTTCGGGAATGTCAGGAGCGCTTTCCCACGCTCAAGCAGTTCCGCGATATCGTGATTTCCGGCGACGAGAAAACCGTCAAACCGGGCACTGACATCTTCCATATTCTGCTGGAGCGCAACAATCTGGATGCAGCCGATTGTCTGTTTGTTGATGATTCCATGCCGAATATCGAAGCCGCACGCTCCATTGGCATGCATGCACATCACTTCAAAAGCCCGTTCGGGCTGGCCGAAGATTTGCGCAACTATGGCTTTGCCATCTAG
- the deoA gene encoding thymidine phosphorylase, which yields MLPQEIIRKKRDGGTLSAEEIGFFVSGITDGSVTEGQISALAMAVFFQGMELDERVALTLAMRDSGSVLDWSELDGPVVDKHSTGGVGDNTSLMLAPALAACGAFVPMISGRGLGHTGGTLDKFDSIPGYVTQPDNALFRKVTKEVGCAVIGQTADLAPADKRFYGIRDVTATVESIHLITASILSKKLAAGLEGLVLDVKSGSGAFMPTHGESVELAKSLVTVANGAGVKTSALITDMNEPLASAAGNAIEMKNAVQFLTGDAVDPRNWEITVALCAEMLLIGGVVASRAEGTEKIEEAFRSGRAAEKFSEMVAALGGPTDFIENMEDHLALAPMVADIYAQEDGFVQAIDTREVGIAVVELGGGRIRAADPIDHSVGFDALAGLGASVDADTPIARVYANSQEQIEKATARIRSAYRIGEKGTESKTIYDIIDQ from the coding sequence ATGCTGCCACAGGAAATCATACGCAAAAAACGGGACGGCGGCACGCTGAGTGCCGAGGAAATTGGCTTCTTTGTCTCGGGCATCACTGATGGCTCCGTGACCGAAGGGCAGATCTCTGCATTGGCGATGGCCGTGTTCTTTCAGGGCATGGAGCTGGACGAGCGCGTGGCTCTGACATTGGCCATGCGCGATTCCGGCTCGGTGCTGGACTGGTCAGAGCTGGACGGCCCTGTGGTCGATAAGCATTCCACCGGTGGCGTGGGCGACAACACCTCGCTGATGCTGGCGCCAGCGCTCGCTGCTTGTGGAGCCTTTGTGCCGATGATCTCGGGGCGAGGCCTTGGGCATACGGGCGGCACGCTGGACAAGTTCGATTCCATTCCCGGTTATGTGACCCAGCCGGACAATGCCCTTTTCCGTAAGGTGACAAAAGAGGTCGGCTGCGCCGTGATCGGCCAGACCGCAGATCTGGCCCCCGCCGATAAACGCTTTTACGGCATCCGCGATGTCACCGCGACGGTGGAAAGCATCCATCTCATCACCGCTTCGATCCTCTCCAAGAAGCTGGCGGCCGGGCTTGAGGGGCTGGTGCTTGATGTCAAATCCGGTTCGGGTGCCTTCATGCCAACCCATGGGGAAAGCGTCGAGCTGGCCAAGAGCCTTGTAACGGTCGCCAATGGGGCAGGGGTGAAGACCTCCGCGCTTATCACCGATATGAACGAGCCGCTGGCAAGCGCTGCGGGCAACGCGATCGAAATGAAAAACGCGGTGCAGTTCCTGACCGGCGATGCGGTCGATCCGCGCAACTGGGAGATCACCGTCGCCCTCTGCGCCGAAATGCTGCTGATTGGTGGCGTTGTTGCCAGCCGCGCGGAAGGCACAGAAAAGATCGAAGAGGCTTTCCGGTCTGGCCGTGCCGCCGAGAAATTCAGCGAGATGGTTGCCGCCCTTGGTGGCCCGACGGACTTCATCGAGAATATGGAAGATCATCTGGCGCTTGCCCCGATGGTTGCCGATATCTACGCGCAGGAAGACGGCTTCGTTCAAGCCATCGATACGCGGGAAGTGGGCATTGCCGTGGTTGAGCTGGGCGGCGGGCGCATCCGCGCAGCTGATCCGATTGATCATTCCGTCGGTTTCGACGCGCTCGCCGGACTTGGCGCCTCTGTTGACGCCGACACGCCAATCGCGCGCGTCTATGCCAATAGTCAGGAGCAGATCGAAAAGGCAACCGCCCGCATTCGCTCTGCCTATCGCATTGGCGAAAAGGGGACGGAGAGCAAAACCATCTATGACATCATCGATCAATGA
- a CDS encoding adenosine deaminase encodes MMQANSAPSGQRLLKAELHVHIEGAAHPELVHRLAERHGKNLDAFMREDGSYIWSDFTNFLECYDKVAAVICTPQDYADLTEDYLLRNAAEGCFYTEFFLSPDHVALLGMSYENLLEGISEGYERAKAKSGKAGFPIDARFIVTCLRHMGPEAAIEVAKRVVATPHPLVTGFGMGGDERLYSQRAFAPAFEIAHDAGLACTTHAGEFGGPESVKDALDHLPVTRIGHGVRSIDDPDLVKRLADDAILLEVCPHSNVELGLYSSLNAHPLKALMEAGVLTTLSSDDPPFFSTSIGKEYDGMQAVTGWNDDTMLGFTRRSLEAAFVDEDTRASLLARLEPVA; translated from the coding sequence ATGATGCAAGCAAACTCCGCTCCCTCCGGCCAGAGGCTTTTGAAGGCCGAATTGCATGTCCATATCGAAGGCGCCGCACATCCTGAGCTGGTGCACAGGCTCGCCGAGCGCCATGGCAAGAATCTGGATGCCTTCATGCGTGAAGATGGCAGTTATATCTGGTCTGATTTCACCAATTTTCTTGAATGTTACGACAAGGTGGCCGCAGTCATCTGCACGCCTCAGGATTATGCGGATCTGACCGAAGACTATCTGCTACGCAACGCTGCTGAGGGTTGTTTCTACACCGAGTTTTTTCTTTCGCCCGATCATGTGGCACTGCTCGGCATGAGCTATGAAAATCTGCTTGAAGGCATAAGCGAAGGCTATGAGCGCGCCAAAGCCAAGAGCGGCAAAGCAGGCTTTCCGATCGACGCGCGCTTTATCGTCACCTGCTTGCGGCATATGGGTCCGGAAGCCGCCATAGAGGTCGCAAAACGCGTGGTCGCCACGCCCCATCCGTTGGTAACGGGCTTCGGCATGGGCGGCGATGAACGCCTCTATAGCCAGCGAGCATTCGCTCCGGCCTTTGAAATCGCGCACGATGCGGGCCTTGCCTGCACGACCCATGCAGGGGAATTTGGTGGACCGGAAAGCGTGAAAGATGCGCTCGATCATCTGCCTGTCACACGCATTGGCCATGGGGTGCGCTCGATTGACGACCCCGATCTCGTCAAGAGACTGGCCGATGATGCCATCCTGCTGGAGGTTTGCCCCCATTCCAACGTGGAGCTTGGGCTTTATTCTTCGCTCAACGCGCATCCGCTCAAGGCCTTGATGGAGGCGGGGGTGCTGACAACCCTCTCATCGGACGACCCGCCCTTCTTCTCCACTTCCATCGGCAAAGAATATGATGGTATGCAGGCCGTGACCGGATGGAATGATGATACCATGCTCGGCTTTACCCGTCGCTCGCTTGAGGCCGCCTTCGTGGATGAAGATACCAGAGCCAGCCTTCTGGCACGTCTTGAGCCGGTTGCGTGA
- a CDS encoding ABC transporter permease — MSAQSEKLPRWVDYGLIPLLNLAAALLVSGLVVLLIGENPLEAVYWLVQGSLGYSEGVGFTLYYTTNFIFTGLAVAIAAHAGMFNIGGEGQAYVGGLGVTLACLALDHYVPWYVTFPFALIGAAVFGAAWAAIPAYLQAKRGSHIVITTIMFNFISYSLMAYLLVRVFKQPGSMQPESRTFLEGGRLPFIHDVAGWFGIEMASSPLNLSFVVALLACVFVWALIWRTRLGYAIRTFGTNQDAAVYAGMNLSRIIIITMMISGGLAGLMALNEVMGAQNRLLLDYVTGYGFVGIAVALMGRSHPVGIIMASILFGMLYQGGAELAFEMPKITRDMIISIQGLVILFAGAMEHMFRPALVRIFTSRHDDLGQEA, encoded by the coding sequence ATGAGCGCGCAATCTGAAAAGCTGCCTCGTTGGGTCGATTATGGCCTGATCCCACTGCTCAATCTGGCAGCTGCCTTGCTGGTGTCCGGTCTTGTTGTATTGCTCATCGGTGAAAACCCGCTCGAAGCGGTCTATTGGCTGGTGCAGGGCTCGCTGGGCTATAGCGAGGGCGTCGGCTTTACGCTCTATTACACCACCAACTTCATCTTTACCGGCCTTGCCGTTGCGATTGCTGCTCATGCGGGCATGTTCAATATCGGCGGGGAAGGGCAGGCCTATGTGGGTGGTCTCGGGGTAACACTCGCCTGTCTGGCGCTTGATCATTATGTGCCATGGTATGTGACATTCCCCTTCGCGCTCATTGGCGCGGCGGTGTTTGGTGCCGCATGGGCTGCCATTCCTGCCTATCTTCAGGCCAAGCGCGGCAGTCATATCGTGATCACCACGATCATGTTCAACTTCATTTCCTATTCGCTGATGGCCTATTTGCTGGTGCGTGTATTCAAGCAGCCTGGTTCGATGCAGCCAGAAAGCCGCACTTTCCTTGAAGGCGGCCGTCTGCCCTTCATTCATGATGTGGCCGGATGGTTCGGCATTGAGATGGCTTCTTCGCCTCTCAATCTTTCTTTCGTGGTTGCGCTTTTGGCTTGTGTCTTCGTCTGGGCACTCATCTGGCGCACGCGCCTTGGCTATGCCATTCGTACCTTCGGAACCAATCAGGACGCGGCTGTTTATGCGGGCATGAACCTTTCGCGCATCATCATCATCACGATGATGATCTCCGGCGGGCTTGCCGGGCTCATGGCGCTCAATGAGGTCATGGGCGCTCAGAACCGCCTGCTGCTGGATTATGTTACCGGCTACGGCTTTGTTGGCATCGCCGTGGCCCTGATGGGGCGGTCCCATCCGGTGGGCATCATCATGGCATCAATCCTGTTTGGCATGCTCTATCAGGGCGGCGCCGAGCTGGCCTTTGAAATGCCCAAGATCACCCGCGACATGATCATTTCCATTCAGGGTCTGGTGATCCTGTTTGCCGGTGCCATGGAGCATATGTTCCGTCCCGCGCTGGTGCGGATTTTCACATCAAGACATGATGATCTTGGACAAGAAGCGTAA